The Pogoniulus pusillus isolate bPogPus1 chromosome 3, bPogPus1.pri, whole genome shotgun sequence nucleotide sequence GTGAGAGCAGCTGCATGTCCCTGAGACAAGCCCCTTCCCTCAGGACTTCCGCTCACACCCTAAGGCTATTTTCAAGGTagaagctccccagcaggagagacAAAGGCAGACAAAACTTCACACGTCAAAGGACAACTGGAGCCACCCAGAGAGTGAATCAACTGCGGCTTGGGGGCTTGTCTGGAAGTTAACTTGAGAGATCTGTTTATGGGCTGAGAGGGGAGGCAAAGAACTCTTATATCACAGCTATCACTTAAGGACTTAAGGACACGAGGTCTTGCATAACCTAATTACTCTGAGCAGACAGgaaagattgaaaaaaaaaaacccaaacccccaaatccAAAGAGTAATAGTCCTCACAAGTGTTTTAAATTGACAAGGTGAACAGGGAATGAAAGGGAGAAGTAGGAAGTGGTAATATATTTGGACTCCTGAAATGAAACTCTGGCTCTCACAGGTTTCACAGTTCATCACTTGCTCTCACctggtcatcaagtccaagcaacAAGTTGATCtaggatgctgtgctgtctgtgACTGCCACTGGACATAACTTCAAAATCCATCAGAAAGGAAGCTCTTTTCTTGCTACACAGAGCCTTATCCCAGAGAAATTCAGCCTCCATTGCGTCATCACCTCAGAAATGACTCATTATACCTGCAGAATTTCTCTTTCCATTGCATATGCACATACTTCTGTAATGGGCTATTCCACAAACTCCTCTGACTTCAGCATAACTGAAGCTAACTGAATATTTCAGAAACAATTTAGACATTCCTGACAAACTCCAGTGTCACTGTAAACCCGGCAAAGCTCTTGTGCAAGCTCTGGACAGTTCTCTGCTCAGATAGTGAGTATAGGGCACCGAGAAGGAAATGCAACCACTCAGAAAGACTTTTTCATTGAAGGACCACATACATGactacacatacacacatggtAAGGATGTAAAATGTTGAGGTTCCAAGTTATGAACAAGCTCATCAGATTCTTCACTCCACAGCTCTATTACACCCACCAGAAGCTTCCTGCAGCGCTCTTTGAGTTGTGCTCTGTGAAGCCCTCATCCCTCTTTCCATCATCTCATTGATAAAAACCCACGCAAGAAGTTTACTCGCAAAAAAACACATGCAAAATTTCTGAATGCCCCAGGGTCCAACAACAAGtagaaaaacaaactaaaataaGATGGGCGCTGTCCCTGCCTTCTCATTTTAGCTATCGTTTTGGCACATGCCAAAACATTACCCCAGGCAAACATCACCAGGTAATGAACAAGGATTTGCATGCAGTTCCAACACTAGGCATGACCACAGGCACTGCTTAGGACAAGATTTTGCCTTCTCAGGGTCTTCAGAAGCACAATCTTTGCACACAAGCTGCACAATAAATGGTTGCAACTTCTACTGCTATTTGTACTTTAAATTGGATTATCAATCGATGTGACATACTAGCTGACATTTCTGCACAAAAACATGTTTATTACATTGATGCAGAACTGAGTTAGAGCACAAGGATGCTTTGAGGCTTCTGTGCTGGATCATCAGATTCAAATCTCTTGGTGCCAGATTGGCATAAATTGCTAGCTAGTCCCTTCCCAAGAGACAAGCTTTGACTGTCTCTCCTGACAGCCATAACTAGTCATACCAATTAGATGGGCATCCTTTCCAACAATGGCTTCAAGAACACCCAGAGAGGGTGTCTTCGGATCTTGTAACCCTCCCATTCCAGAAGCCAGTCTTTTCAAAACATCACTGAAGAAATCTTCAGCTTCCTCCAACAGACAAACCCCCTTCCAAAGAGTAtactgaggagaaaaaaagcaaaggtaCAATATAGAACTGCAAAGTACAAGAGCAAATTGTTTCTATGTATCTTTATATTTTTATGTGCACTGCATTCTTTCATGCTCTTTAGGTCTACTTCTGCTCATTTTAAGATCAAactggcatttttttttccagcaattCATTTAATTCCTGCTTTCTGccacccttctccctccccacctgCAGGCAAGCAGAGATCTGGGCCTCCCAAGACTACTGTGGCGTGGGTGTTAATGTTGGCTGTCCGTTTTGGCAGCCactcctcctttcttccagctCTGTTTTGAAACACaagtggtttttttggtttttttttttttttgttgtttgtttttttttgggtttttttttgttttttttttttttaaatatttaacattcctgctctctctctctctctctctctctctctagtcacatcagcactgcagccacccTAGCAGAAAGCACAGCTATGAGAGGAGGGCAGGTTGGTCTTTACAGCCCAAAGGTTACAGAAATTAAAAACCTTTACTCTGAGAAAAGGTAAAGACTTCAGGAGGGccagagcaaggcaggaggCAAAAATAAGGGAAAAGAGGGCCAAGAGGACTTTGCAAACCATCTCACTTCAACAAAGGGAGCGGAGAGAAAAGTGTCTCTTCAGACCTGGGCTCACCCCTATTTAATAGCATTATGGACTAACACGTAATTCAGACTAAAAGACTAATTCTTTCCTGCAATTTGATGGATATTAGCATcccaggttttttttcttctttaacaaTGTATTACATAACATTCTTATACACTAATTACCATCTCATGTCATAGCAATTTTATTAAGAGCTTATACTTACAAATACCCATTCTGAGAGGGTTTCAGTATTCTTTTTTGTCATTTTCTGTGAACTAAGCTTGTTGAAGCACTGGCAACATTGTCTGATGCTGCCTAATGCAGCTTCCAGTAACAAAGAGTCTCTAGACAAAGATCTCTTGCAAGCCCTAAGAGTCAGGCATGGATTATTCTTGCATTTAATCTCAAAGATCTGTAAACATGTAACTTTTAGCACACTATGTTGTGATAAAACACTGGTAAATGCAGCCCTGTTAGGTTCTTGTACCTGCTATAGTTCCAATTCTAGAAGCAATGCCAAGAGAGAGAAATTCATAATGGAAAATTCGTTAACTATCCTGCAGTTAGTGTTTGCTTGTTAATATGGCATCATGTCACCAGGCAAGACCTTCTATCATGAGGTATTTTTCCATATAAATCTGCTAATGCCATCAGGATTGTCCAAATGGGATCATTACCATTAAAAAGATTACACAGTAAGGAAAGTGATTAGGGCAAGTTCTGAGTAGAAGGATTACTAACCACAAGTAGAATCCTGGTACAAATCTCATTCTCTGTATACAAGAAAGGACACAAAACCTTTTAAACATAATTTATATACATTTATGGCTTTATCCAGCAAACTGTCAGGGACTGTTCTCATGTGTCTGTAAAAGGTACATCAAGCACTTTTTTGGAAAATATCCACATATGAATTTTAATTCTGCAATGTGACTAAGTCAGAGCAGTGAAGCGTTGGAGAGCTGTCACAGCACTCCCAAGTAGAACTATCAGTATCGTGCATGCCAATGTCTTGTGATATTGCTGGTTTGTGGAACACCCTCCAAAAAGAGGCCAGTTTTAATGTCGAGTCATTTGCTTTTTTGCTTGCAGAAACCATGTTGCATTTTACATTATGATtaccataataataataacaacaataacgAGAACGCCTTCTTTAAAATCAGTCATAAATTAAGGACCCTAGCAATTTCATAATGAAAAAAGGAATTTCaaatcagtaaaaaaaaaaagtactaacATACATCCAGTGGTTTAACAAGTGCAAATTTTATACTGTTTAATAATTGGTCCAATTTTAACTTCTCTTCTTAGGGTTGCTCTGTTGACTTAAGCCAGTATTAAGCAATACAACTTTTGCTTATAAGTGTAGGCAAACTGTCAGTTTATCAAAGAAGAGCTTTCCAATTAACGCATCTAATACTAAACATATATCACATAGCTATAGTATGGAAACAATACATCTTTATATTTAAAATATCTGAACAGCTCTATAATACAACAAACTTTTAATAACAGTACAAACCAGAGAAAAGTCCAAAACAAGGCTGCATAGGTAAGATCATCTGCACAATTCACAAATCAATCATTTACAACAGTTCTGACAAACTAAGTTACTCCAGAAACTTGGTACTTTTACTGTAAAAGGATTTATTACTAGAGGTCACATAATGTTTGTTTTCAAGGCAGACGACATGCCCCTTCACCAAGCACCACAGTATTCCACAGTTACAAATGCAAAACATTAAGAGAGGCACCaacaaaggttaaaaaaaaaaaatttgacCCCACAGCCCAAACCTCTGATTATCTACAACTGCTTTCTCACTATAATTAAAAGGGGCTTCCTACAGACTGATGTAATTAAGGAACAGCTACATTAATCTTATTTATAGATATAAAAGGAAATTAAGAAAATATCTGTATGCAGGAAGTTATACAGTAGCAGTAAATAATAATCAGGAGGTATATTGTTAAATGTAGCATGTTCAGCTGCATCGTCAGGGAGTATAGCGTTAAgtgccacttttttttttttttttccttttttttttttttttttttttttcccatgcagGGGTGAATATTATGAATTTGGCCTCAGCATACCAGTGGCCACTTGGAAGCAAACATTTTTGGGCACTCGGTAGAAAGGAGAATTTTCAGAAACCCATTTGTGACCACTTGCTCCATGCCAGAATTTACCATCACATTTCAGAGACTACAAATTTAATGGTGAAGAGGCTATTAGAGACATTTGCCTGTTAAAGCAAGCAGCTTCACTGAAGCTTCATGCTATGAACATTTCATTTTGCTCAACGGAAGTTCAAAGACCAGTTTCATGCTGGGGGAGATCCTGTATCACAGGACAGTTTAACATCAGGCTCTGGAACTGCCAACTGTAATAGGATATCTAAAAAGTAAGACCAGCAGTAATTAGTAGTGATTTAAGCCCCACAGGGAGCTAAATGCTAGCACATCAATAAATACATTGCAGAGCCTTAGGAAAGTTGTAACAGGATCATTAAATCTATGGCTTGTTACTAAACTTTACTGTATTGGCATATCCTCCATCATACACCACCACTGCAATGAAGATAAGTTTCAGTTGGAACATTTTCCAGTCACATagacaaaagaaaaatgagtgaaaaaatgtttacttcttcccttcttcactACAGCTAGTCCTAGCACAAAAGCTGTTCATCCTGACAATGCATACAAAAAGCTCTAAGGATTTCTGTAACACAAATGATGCACAGTGAAAGACATGTGGGCCTGTTATCCACACATCCATGAACAACAGAGAgcgtgattaaaaaaaaacaaaaccataaaTCATTTATCTAAGACTCAATCCTGAAAATGCTCAGGTAGCCATCAGTGTGCCAGCTCCAACAAGAACAAGTGTTTTCAAAGGAACAAGACCTCTCTCATTAATGATCTCACTCCTTCCCAAAGTCCATATATTTGTGTAACTTTGTCACTTACTTATCTTTCTTATTAAACAAAAAAGGAATTGTTTTGTGCTGCATTAAGGTGTCCCATGAGCTTTGGACTCCCACTCAGAAGTAGCACGTTTGCTGCTTCAAACATATTGCATTACAACATCAATGCTAACAAACCCTAAAACTAGTGCTAATTGAGATAAATTAATTTTGTCATTAATTATACTAAGATGGTGAACTTTCTCCAAAAGGTCCTGCTCTTGAGTGCAAACATTATGAGACCTCCACAAAATAAATATAAATGTGAAGCATTGTACAAGCATCTAACAATGAATACTTAACCCTTTGTGGTAGTCAAAGTTAAAATGATAGTAGAAGCAGATGACATTTCTAAAAATGCATATATAAAAGTGATTAAATACTTTTTAAACATAAAGCTGTCTATATTTATACATcccacaacaaccaaaaaaaagaagggggggggacaGAAATGTTTTGCATTCAAGATCCTTATTAAGTATTTCCTTTATTAGCACTCCCAAGCGCTAGGGAAATTTATAAAAACACATACTTAATCCTGTTAAAATACTGTACAAAATGAAGAAGTTATGAATGCTGCCAGATCTCAGATATTTTTTTAACGTTGTCTATATAACAAAAGTAGACTTTAATTATAAGAAAAATAGCTTggaaagtattaaaaaaaatagcttAAGTCCAACAACAAAGTCATTAGTCTAACAATGAAATCCAGATACATCCTTGCATAAATTTACATGAATACAGGTAGTTTATCAAATGGCATTTAACATACTGTTTGCTTTGAATAGTCAGTGAGTTTAGTAGGATCATATTTACCAGGCTATTTTGTTCCCATATGAAATGTGAGGCAATTTTGAGTAAGATAATGCAGCTCATACTACTGCAAGGCAAGTCCACAGTTATCTCAATTCATCAAAACACAGGTAACATCAGCGAAGGTTAAACTTACTTAGGGCATGAGATCATCACAGTATTCTTACAAAAGTTTATAAACATTTCCTGGACCAAAACAGATAGTCTTAAAAAACAATTCTTCTACAGATCATACTGTACAAAACCGAAAGCACAACATGATGTAAGTAAGAGTCTTTGCTGCGATTATATGGCATAGTGAATTTGGCACTTCAGAGTAATGAAATTTCAAATGGCACAGTTCTTATCTACAGCAGCATATAACCTGCAAACCTTGGGCAAACATCCTGTAGAGGAAAACACTGTCTGCTGCCAACTCcgatgaaaggaagaaaaaaagataaaggaaaaaaaaagacccccAAAAAAGCTAGTGTATGTGCACAGCTTTGTCAAGAAAATTCTAAAGGAAGGTGAAGGACATCTTTGTACTGCTTTTCTCAGTTCCTGCTGTCAGACAAGTCTGGAGAATTTAACTGTAGCCTgggaatgaaataaaataaaaaaaagaaacaacaaaaagaacaaaTTAACATTCATTCCAAAAGATTAAACCTATTAAAATATGCTCAAACTAGCTTTAAGATATCTTAAATAAGGATAAAAATATTCATTAACTGCTAGTTACCATCaagtttttttgtttaaaatctTAATGGCAAAACATTAATGCTTCACATGAAGTAGCACAAGTTGGTATATGATGCTAATGTCTGGTGCAATCCTGATTTTTAAATTAACAAAGGACTGGAAAGTGACTGACTGTAATAGAGGTACTTCATGTGCCAACACAGATGACCAGCCAGATTTTAAGCATTTTGTCATGTCTTTTCCTAATTTCTCAGATTTATTATAAAATGCACAGCTTACCTCCTACTACATCCTAGCCTGACACCCAACTGTGTGTGGTTGTCTTTACGCTGTGCTGAAAACTTTGGTTAGGCAATATGCTGTCAAAGTTAAAATCTAACGTTTCTCCATCCATGAGGTCATTACGGATAATCGACTCCATGTCACAGTCCAACCGTTCAATTAACATGTCATCTAAGTCACTAGGAAGTTTCTCCTGGTGGAGGGAAACAATTCCCACCCTTCCATAGCCATTGCAGCTGTTAACAGGGGCATATGGGTTCATAGCATTCATCTGCACTGGATGACTCATAGGCACTTGTAATGAAGTCTTCACTGTCGACAAGCGATTTAGACCTGACGTGTGTGACATGGTGTTCACCGTGTGTGACAAGGCACGACCATTAACCGCAGGTGTTGGCTGGTTATGTCCTTGGTGAGGGCGGGTATTAGGGTTCATCATTTTGTTGTGAGGCAGTTGATTACCATAAGTTGGCATCACCGAGTTACTAACCATCAGCACACTTTGGCCCAGTGCCCTGCCACCAGCCTGGGAAACACCAGTGTCTACTGGTGCCAAGATATCACTGTGTGGTGGAGAATCGGAAGTCAGTAACTCCTTCAGAAGCCCTGCAGGGCAGTTATATTGGTTCATTGATCCATAGCTTGATTTACTGTCTTGAAGAGCCTGCATAGGAATCTGGGGCAAAGAGTTCATGCTAGCTTGAGCATATGTAAATTTCCTGTAGTCAGGACTTGGTGAACCTATACTTGTAGTCGAGGAGGCAAATGAGTAACCTGGTGTCTGTTGCATCAAGGTAGCAGATGAAGACTGGGTTGACACAGTCATTGATGTATTAGGTGATAAGAGATTAAGGTTATCCAAAAGATTTTCCATGTTCTCAGAATTACTCATCTCTGATAGGCTGGGTAGAGTAGAAGTCATTTTAGTGGCTGATGATGGGTATACCATGGAGTGCACATCCCCATCACCAAGATCATCTTGCTCTGGCAAAATAGGAGACAGTCTTCCACTAATTGTACTAGCATTAGAGCTAGTTCTAGGTCGAAATGTACTCCAGTTATCAAAGTCATCATTACTGTGGGAGCTGGGACTTGCAGGCCACTTCGAGAACTGCGATCCAGGGCTGTCACCGTTTCCCTCTTGACCAGACTGAAGCGATGCTTTTTTCTTGGcagctctccctctgcttttggCAAATTTGCTGTTGTTATCCATGGATGCTGCTCGCCTCCTAGGAGATTTGCCACTCTTTCCTCCTTCAGGATT carries:
- the FOXO1 gene encoding LOW QUALITY PROTEIN: forkhead box protein O1 (The sequence of the model RefSeq protein was modified relative to this genomic sequence to represent the inferred CDS: inserted 4 bases in 2 codons), with the protein product MAEAPQLVDIDPDFEPLPRPRSCTWPLPRPEFNPPSSATSSPAPSCGGQPEGAAAXPGASAAASGALSADFISKPQPARGRARTSRHWPLLPPPPEAAACRCGDYPAPEAGCVXPPPTGTATGAAACGQSVSCPVAGQPRKSSSSRRNSWGNLSYADLITKAIESSPEKRLTLSQIYEWMVKSVPYFKDKGDSNSSAGWKNSIRHNLSLHSKFIRVQNEGTGKSSWWVLNPEGGKSGKSPRRRAASMDNNSKFAKSRGRAAKKKASLQSGQEGNGDSPGSQFSKWPASPSSHSNDDFDNWSTFRPRTSSNASTISGRLSPILPEQDDLGDGDVHSMVYPSSATKMTSTLPSLSEMSNSENMENLLDNLNLLSPNTSMTVSTQSSSATLMQQTPGYSFASSTTSIGSPSPDYRKFTYAQASMNSLPQIPMQALQDSKSSYGSMNQYNCPAGLLKELLTSDSPPHSDILAPVDTGVSQAGGRALGQSVLMVSNSVMPTYGNQLPHNKMMNPNTRPHQGHNQPTPAVNGRALSHTVNTMSHTSGLNRLSTVKTSLQVPMSHPVQMNAMNPYAPVNSCNGYGRVGIVSLHQEKLPSDLDDMLIERLDCDMESIIRNDLMDGETLDFNFDSILPNQSFQHSVKTTTHSWVSG